One window of Oncorhynchus kisutch isolate 150728-3 unplaced genomic scaffold, Okis_V2 Okis05a-Okis16b_hom, whole genome shotgun sequence genomic DNA carries:
- the LOC109877324 gene encoding probable GPI-anchored adhesin-like protein PGA55 isoform X1, whose product MTGVSQRRQKNFLPAAQVMNLSEENRTVVVSGVPDTLSSSRMADKLVIHFQSSRSHGGDVENIKYPTSFKGVAFVTFENTRDAEMVIRKKQIMCDKEFPQDYPITVFRFTQDVLFYVNAKVDLSICGDEEQQETLIQSLQSAHRSVRICLLPNQEGKASVEGPFSAIRDLREDLLQRATASSSSHPGEKHRAPSSSGYSLTSVAAGNGVSQVSSSHPGEKHRAPSSSGYSLASVAAGNGVSQVSSSHPGEKHGAPLSSGYSLASVAAGNGVSQVSSSHPGEKHGAPLSSGYSLTSVAAGNGVSQVSSSHPGEKHRAPSSSGYSLASVAAGNEVSQVSSSHPGEKHGAPLSSGYSLASVAAGNGVSQVSSSHPGEKHGAPLSSGYSLASVAVGNGVSQVSSSHAWERHRAPSPSSHDHSPSSVVAESRSSRVRPGDGAEVDFRVSCYTWEKKNRAADHSLSSSVAGGSVASTINQSLEKHRRAAPSSSDHSLSSMASGSGESKVISSSHTLEKYIAPSSHNQSLPSPVAAGTSKVSSGGDVDMEEESTWVDTNIFLYIQRFSKDQFDQCFRNHGVSAVFDDNDVADLTLISLRGRRDSKGLSEVQLTISELTDLVAVWQSTLRIHTIDYRRQDLRERKRLLQICAEVNNIYEDVLYVQKELSVRVIGPSISSHLFTEWVKDRRDQPHKEDFM is encoded by the exons GTGATGAACCTCTCAGAGGAGAACAGGACAGTCGTGGTCTCTGGTGTACCAGACACACTGTCCAGCAGCCGCATGGCAGACAAACTGGTTATTCACTTCCAGAGCTCCAGAAGCCACGGAGGAGATGTAGAAAACATCAAGTACCCGACCAGCTTCAAGGGGGTGGCTTTTGTTACATTTGAAAACACCAGAG ATGCTGAGATGGTAATCAGAAAGAAGCAGATAATGTGTGACAAGGAGTTCCCTCAAGACTACCCTATCACTGTATTCAGATTCACCCAAGAC GTGTTGTTCTACGTGAACGCTAAAGTGGACCTGTCAATCTGCGGTGACGAGGAACAGCAGGAGACCCTGATCCAAAGCTTGCAGTCTGCTCACAGATCAGTGAGGATCTGCCTTCTACCCAACCAGGAGGGTAAAGCTTCAGTGGAGGGACCCTTCTCTGCCATCAGGGACCTGAGAGAGGACCTGCTCCAGCGGGCCACTGCCAGCAGCAGCAGTCACCCAGGGGAGAAGCACAGGGCTCCATCGAGCTCTGGTTACTCCCTGACCTCAGTGGCAGCAGGGAATGGGGTATCCCAGGTCAGCAGCAGTCACCCAGGGGAGAAGCACAGGGCTCCATCGAGCTCTGGTTACTCCCTGGCCTCAGTGGCAGCAGGGAATGGGGTATCCCAGGTCAGCAGCAGTCACCCAGGGGAGAAGCACGGGGCTCCATTGAGCTCTGGTTACTCCCTGGCCTCAGTGGCAGCAGGGAATGGGGTATCCCAGGTCAGCAGCAGTCACCCAGGGGAGAAGCACGGGGCTCCATTGAGCTCTGGTTACTCCCTGACCTCAGTGGCAGCAGGGAATGGGGTATCCCAGGTCAGCAGCAGTCACCCAGGGGAGAAGCACAGGGCTCCATCGAGCTCTGGTTACTCCCTGGCCTCAGTGGCAGCAGGGAATGAGGTATCCCAGGTCAGCAGCAGTCACCCAGGGGAGAAGCACGGGGCTCCATTGAGCTCTGGTTACTCCCTGGCCTCAGTGGCAGCAGGGAATGGGGTATCCCAGGTCAGCAGCAGTCACCCAGGGGAGAAGCACGGGGCTCCATTGAGCTCTGGTTACTCCCTGGCCTCAGTGGCAGTAGGGAATGGGGTATCCCAGGTCAGCAGCAGTCATGCCTGGGAAAGGCACAGAGCTCCATCTCCATCAAGCCATGATCATTCCCCGAGCTCTGTGGTAGCAGAGAGTAGGTCTTCCAGGGTCAGACCTGGGGATGGTGCTGAGGTGGACTTCCGGGTCAGCTGTTACACCTGGGAGAAGAAGAACAGGGCAGCTGATCATTCTCTGTCAAGCTCTGTGGCAGGAGGGAGTGTGGCTTCTACAATAAATCAATCCTTGGAAAAGCACCGCAGGGCAGCTCCATCAAGCTCTGATCATTCTCTGAGCTCCATGGCATCAGGGAGTGGAGAATCCAAGGTCATCAGCAGCAGTCACACATTAGAGAAGTACATCGCTCCATCAAGCCATAATCAATCTCTGCCAAGCCCAGTGGCAGCAGGAACTTCCAAGGTCAGCTCAGGTGGTGATGTTGACATGGAAGAGGAGTCCACGTGGGTGGACACAAACATATTTCTTTACATTCAGAGATTTTCTAAAGACCAGTTTGACCAATGTTTTAGGAACCACGGTGTGTCAGCTGTGTTCGATGACAATGATGTGGCCGACCTGACTCTGATATCACTGAGAGGGCGCCGCGACAGCAAGGGTCTCTCTGAAGTCCAACTGACCATATCAGAGCTGACTGATTTGGTTGCTGTGTGGCAGTCAACCCTGAGAATCCACACTATAGACTACAGAAGGCAGGACCTGCGTGAGAGAAAGAGGCTGCTGCAAATCTGTGCCG
- the LOC109877324 gene encoding probable GPI-anchored adhesin-like protein PGA55 isoform X3, with protein MNLSEENRTVVVSGVPDTLSSSRMADKLVIHFQSSRSHGGDVENIKYPTSFKGVAFVTFENTRDAEMVIRKKQIMCDKEFPQDYPITVFRFTQDVLFYVNAKVDLSICGDEEQQETLIQSLQSAHRSVRICLLPNQEGKASVEGPFSAIRDLREDLLQRATASSSSHPGEKHRAPSSSGYSLTSVAAGNGVSQVSSSHPGEKHRAPSSSGYSLASVAAGNGVSQVSSSHPGEKHGAPLSSGYSLASVAAGNGVSQVSSSHPGEKHGAPLSSGYSLTSVAAGNGVSQVSSSHPGEKHRAPSSSGYSLASVAAGNEVSQVSSSHPGEKHGAPLSSGYSLASVAAGNGVSQVSSSHPGEKHGAPLSSGYSLASVAVGNGVSQVSSSHAWERHRAPSPSSHDHSPSSVVAESRSSRVRPGDGAEVDFRVSCYTWEKKNRAADHSLSSSVAGGSVASTINQSLEKHRRAAPSSSDHSLSSMASGSGESKVISSSHTLEKYIAPSSHNQSLPSPVAAGTSKVSSGGDVDMEEESTWVDTNIFLYIQRFSKDQFDQCFRNHGVSAVFDDNDVADLTLISLRGRRDSKGLSEVQLTISELTDLVAVWQSTLRIHTIDYRRQDLRERKRLLQICAEVNNIYEDVLYVQKELSVRVIGPSISSHLFTEWVKDRRDQPHKEDFM; from the exons ATGAACCTCTCAGAGGAGAACAGGACAGTCGTGGTCTCTGGTGTACCAGACACACTGTCCAGCAGCCGCATGGCAGACAAACTGGTTATTCACTTCCAGAGCTCCAGAAGCCACGGAGGAGATGTAGAAAACATCAAGTACCCGACCAGCTTCAAGGGGGTGGCTTTTGTTACATTTGAAAACACCAGAG ATGCTGAGATGGTAATCAGAAAGAAGCAGATAATGTGTGACAAGGAGTTCCCTCAAGACTACCCTATCACTGTATTCAGATTCACCCAAGAC GTGTTGTTCTACGTGAACGCTAAAGTGGACCTGTCAATCTGCGGTGACGAGGAACAGCAGGAGACCCTGATCCAAAGCTTGCAGTCTGCTCACAGATCAGTGAGGATCTGCCTTCTACCCAACCAGGAGGGTAAAGCTTCAGTGGAGGGACCCTTCTCTGCCATCAGGGACCTGAGAGAGGACCTGCTCCAGCGGGCCACTGCCAGCAGCAGCAGTCACCCAGGGGAGAAGCACAGGGCTCCATCGAGCTCTGGTTACTCCCTGACCTCAGTGGCAGCAGGGAATGGGGTATCCCAGGTCAGCAGCAGTCACCCAGGGGAGAAGCACAGGGCTCCATCGAGCTCTGGTTACTCCCTGGCCTCAGTGGCAGCAGGGAATGGGGTATCCCAGGTCAGCAGCAGTCACCCAGGGGAGAAGCACGGGGCTCCATTGAGCTCTGGTTACTCCCTGGCCTCAGTGGCAGCAGGGAATGGGGTATCCCAGGTCAGCAGCAGTCACCCAGGGGAGAAGCACGGGGCTCCATTGAGCTCTGGTTACTCCCTGACCTCAGTGGCAGCAGGGAATGGGGTATCCCAGGTCAGCAGCAGTCACCCAGGGGAGAAGCACAGGGCTCCATCGAGCTCTGGTTACTCCCTGGCCTCAGTGGCAGCAGGGAATGAGGTATCCCAGGTCAGCAGCAGTCACCCAGGGGAGAAGCACGGGGCTCCATTGAGCTCTGGTTACTCCCTGGCCTCAGTGGCAGCAGGGAATGGGGTATCCCAGGTCAGCAGCAGTCACCCAGGGGAGAAGCACGGGGCTCCATTGAGCTCTGGTTACTCCCTGGCCTCAGTGGCAGTAGGGAATGGGGTATCCCAGGTCAGCAGCAGTCATGCCTGGGAAAGGCACAGAGCTCCATCTCCATCAAGCCATGATCATTCCCCGAGCTCTGTGGTAGCAGAGAGTAGGTCTTCCAGGGTCAGACCTGGGGATGGTGCTGAGGTGGACTTCCGGGTCAGCTGTTACACCTGGGAGAAGAAGAACAGGGCAGCTGATCATTCTCTGTCAAGCTCTGTGGCAGGAGGGAGTGTGGCTTCTACAATAAATCAATCCTTGGAAAAGCACCGCAGGGCAGCTCCATCAAGCTCTGATCATTCTCTGAGCTCCATGGCATCAGGGAGTGGAGAATCCAAGGTCATCAGCAGCAGTCACACATTAGAGAAGTACATCGCTCCATCAAGCCATAATCAATCTCTGCCAAGCCCAGTGGCAGCAGGAACTTCCAAGGTCAGCTCAGGTGGTGATGTTGACATGGAAGAGGAGTCCACGTGGGTGGACACAAACATATTTCTTTACATTCAGAGATTTTCTAAAGACCAGTTTGACCAATGTTTTAGGAACCACGGTGTGTCAGCTGTGTTCGATGACAATGATGTGGCCGACCTGACTCTGATATCACTGAGAGGGCGCCGCGACAGCAAGGGTCTCTCTGAAGTCCAACTGACCATATCAGAGCTGACTGATTTGGTTGCTGTGTGGCAGTCAACCCTGAGAATCCACACTATAGACTACAGAAGGCAGGACCTGCGTGAGAGAAAGAGGCTGCTGCAAATCTGTGCCG
- the LOC109877324 gene encoding probable GPI-anchored adhesin-like protein PGA55 isoform X2 — MKRVMNLSEENRTVVVSGVPDTLSSSRMADKLVIHFQSSRSHGGDVENIKYPTSFKGVAFVTFENTRDAEMVIRKKQIMCDKEFPQDYPITVFRFTQDVLFYVNAKVDLSICGDEEQQETLIQSLQSAHRSVRICLLPNQEGKASVEGPFSAIRDLREDLLQRATASSSSHPGEKHRAPSSSGYSLTSVAAGNGVSQVSSSHPGEKHRAPSSSGYSLASVAAGNGVSQVSSSHPGEKHGAPLSSGYSLASVAAGNGVSQVSSSHPGEKHGAPLSSGYSLTSVAAGNGVSQVSSSHPGEKHRAPSSSGYSLASVAAGNEVSQVSSSHPGEKHGAPLSSGYSLASVAAGNGVSQVSSSHPGEKHGAPLSSGYSLASVAVGNGVSQVSSSHAWERHRAPSPSSHDHSPSSVVAESRSSRVRPGDGAEVDFRVSCYTWEKKNRAADHSLSSSVAGGSVASTINQSLEKHRRAAPSSSDHSLSSMASGSGESKVISSSHTLEKYIAPSSHNQSLPSPVAAGTSKVSSGGDVDMEEESTWVDTNIFLYIQRFSKDQFDQCFRNHGVSAVFDDNDVADLTLISLRGRRDSKGLSEVQLTISELTDLVAVWQSTLRIHTIDYRRQDLRERKRLLQICAEVNNIYEDVLYVQKELSVRVIGPSISSHLFTEWVKDRRDQPHKEDFM, encoded by the exons GTGATGAACCTCTCAGAGGAGAACAGGACAGTCGTGGTCTCTGGTGTACCAGACACACTGTCCAGCAGCCGCATGGCAGACAAACTGGTTATTCACTTCCAGAGCTCCAGAAGCCACGGAGGAGATGTAGAAAACATCAAGTACCCGACCAGCTTCAAGGGGGTGGCTTTTGTTACATTTGAAAACACCAGAG ATGCTGAGATGGTAATCAGAAAGAAGCAGATAATGTGTGACAAGGAGTTCCCTCAAGACTACCCTATCACTGTATTCAGATTCACCCAAGAC GTGTTGTTCTACGTGAACGCTAAAGTGGACCTGTCAATCTGCGGTGACGAGGAACAGCAGGAGACCCTGATCCAAAGCTTGCAGTCTGCTCACAGATCAGTGAGGATCTGCCTTCTACCCAACCAGGAGGGTAAAGCTTCAGTGGAGGGACCCTTCTCTGCCATCAGGGACCTGAGAGAGGACCTGCTCCAGCGGGCCACTGCCAGCAGCAGCAGTCACCCAGGGGAGAAGCACAGGGCTCCATCGAGCTCTGGTTACTCCCTGACCTCAGTGGCAGCAGGGAATGGGGTATCCCAGGTCAGCAGCAGTCACCCAGGGGAGAAGCACAGGGCTCCATCGAGCTCTGGTTACTCCCTGGCCTCAGTGGCAGCAGGGAATGGGGTATCCCAGGTCAGCAGCAGTCACCCAGGGGAGAAGCACGGGGCTCCATTGAGCTCTGGTTACTCCCTGGCCTCAGTGGCAGCAGGGAATGGGGTATCCCAGGTCAGCAGCAGTCACCCAGGGGAGAAGCACGGGGCTCCATTGAGCTCTGGTTACTCCCTGACCTCAGTGGCAGCAGGGAATGGGGTATCCCAGGTCAGCAGCAGTCACCCAGGGGAGAAGCACAGGGCTCCATCGAGCTCTGGTTACTCCCTGGCCTCAGTGGCAGCAGGGAATGAGGTATCCCAGGTCAGCAGCAGTCACCCAGGGGAGAAGCACGGGGCTCCATTGAGCTCTGGTTACTCCCTGGCCTCAGTGGCAGCAGGGAATGGGGTATCCCAGGTCAGCAGCAGTCACCCAGGGGAGAAGCACGGGGCTCCATTGAGCTCTGGTTACTCCCTGGCCTCAGTGGCAGTAGGGAATGGGGTATCCCAGGTCAGCAGCAGTCATGCCTGGGAAAGGCACAGAGCTCCATCTCCATCAAGCCATGATCATTCCCCGAGCTCTGTGGTAGCAGAGAGTAGGTCTTCCAGGGTCAGACCTGGGGATGGTGCTGAGGTGGACTTCCGGGTCAGCTGTTACACCTGGGAGAAGAAGAACAGGGCAGCTGATCATTCTCTGTCAAGCTCTGTGGCAGGAGGGAGTGTGGCTTCTACAATAAATCAATCCTTGGAAAAGCACCGCAGGGCAGCTCCATCAAGCTCTGATCATTCTCTGAGCTCCATGGCATCAGGGAGTGGAGAATCCAAGGTCATCAGCAGCAGTCACACATTAGAGAAGTACATCGCTCCATCAAGCCATAATCAATCTCTGCCAAGCCCAGTGGCAGCAGGAACTTCCAAGGTCAGCTCAGGTGGTGATGTTGACATGGAAGAGGAGTCCACGTGGGTGGACACAAACATATTTCTTTACATTCAGAGATTTTCTAAAGACCAGTTTGACCAATGTTTTAGGAACCACGGTGTGTCAGCTGTGTTCGATGACAATGATGTGGCCGACCTGACTCTGATATCACTGAGAGGGCGCCGCGACAGCAAGGGTCTCTCTGAAGTCCAACTGACCATATCAGAGCTGACTGATTTGGTTGCTGTGTGGCAGTCAACCCTGAGAATCCACACTATAGACTACAGAAGGCAGGACCTGCGTGAGAGAAAGAGGCTGCTGCAAATCTGTGCCG